gcTATCTGACTGCGAAGGTGTGTATTATGATGGGGAGGACAGCGATGGGGAGAGCGGTGAGGAGAGCGGTGAGGACAACTCCCCTGGGGAGATCGACCGcgcgtcctcttcctcctcctcctcccccagcTGCGGTGAAAGCGTCAAGGAAGTCGTCATGCAGGAGATGGGAATCCCCTTTGGGAAGTGGCACTACTGGCTCAGCGACGAAAGTGGGttgtctcccccccccggggataCGGAGGTGACCACCCAGATGAAGAACAAAGCGACCCATGAGCAGTGTTCTGATGTTGTTCAGGCGAATGAGCAGAAGGTTGATGGAATCCCGCATGGGGAAGGCCACATTTCTCGCAACTACACCCATGTGGGGGATACTACCAGTGGAGGGGAggtcaaaatgaaaagcgaTAGTTCCACCGAGCTGCACGAactggggggagaaaacaGAAACGtcctgaaggagaagaaaaaacaaatgaagaTCCATTtacaaatgtgcaaaaaaaaaaaaaaaaataaaataaaaaacgatgTAAACTGCATAGTAGGGTTCCTTAGGACCCTCTCTGAGATTGTCCTAAACACGGAGGAGGCGTTTCAGAATTTTTTCGTCGACAAGATGTTCCATATATGTTCCAGCTTTTTGGTTTATTTGCACTCCCTCCTGGCCATCTACAAAATGACCAACAAACGGGTAAGTTCGCCCCCGGAGCGGGGCAAACACGGCCACTGCTAATGCCACTGCCGATATCACCACCGAGGGGGCTACCTCTTGCGCGCAGAGAGCAATTTTATTGCTGCTCACCGCGGCAAGCATAGCGATGACTCCCCCGGTGGACCCCTCATCAGTATGCCCTCTCCCTCGTTACCACGCTTCTACGTCtcgtcctctttttttctggtaGACCCCTGAGAAGCCTAGCGAGCAGGTGGAGAaggtcctcctccccctcatttcttttaaaacgTTTTACGAAGATATTATCGCGCAGGTAAAGCTGTTCAATACGTATAGGGGGGATGACCCTTCATGGGGATCTCCACCCCACAGGGAAAATCGCATTACAGGATTATACTTATGCTCCTCCCCTCCCCTCTTCGcgttgcttcccctcctcaCAGGCCATTATCGAGGACATCATATTAAGAATCGTCGATCGGATAAACGACTACTACCTTCAAGAGGTACCCAccgcgggggagcggcagaaGAGACGGCTGCTTTGTGGAGGGAGCTATCATGTGGTTTGCTCTGCCGCGTTACCACTTTACCGCTctgccgctttaccgctttgcCCCCCACTCCCCAGATAAAGAACCTCACCGATGTCAAAATTGACGAGCAGAACAAGCGCATCATGAAGCTGAACCTGGGGGACCCCCTAAAGGTTAGACGGCGGCCTGGGCGCGCCGCACCCCTGTGTATGGTCGTGCAAGGGCAGCGGCTATTGTCTGtagcttctcccccacctGAGAAGGTCAGGTGGGGGTATGCAAGTGTAGGCGCAACCTCGTCTATGTCGACTGCCGTCCGTTTGTGCTCCCACTTTCCACCCTCTTAACCGAATCTGCTCAGGATGGAGACACCCCatatgaggaaaaaatacgaaGGCAAATTTATTTggtacagttttttttttttttttctaaccaATCAGTGGACGCACGTTTGTCGGTTGCGCGTGGGCAGGCTGTACCCCTTCacgttcttcttccccccaacATGTAGTTCACGCGAAAGCAATGCGCACACGCAATGAGCACACGCAATGAGCACACGCAATGAGTACACGCAATGAGCACACAAATGAACGCATGCCTCTCGTGGGCATCCCTCCCTTCCCTGCAGGACGTTTGCCACTACGCCAAAATGTGCGAGGAGAACTTCAAAATAAAGGCAGAGACGAGCGCAAGCATGAACGCGTTAGTAACCCACTTGTCAGTTAAGGAGTAGATTTTGCGAAGCGGAATGAAACGGAGACGGCTCTCACAAAGTTGTGCTACGCGCGTTGCATACGTTGTAGGGATGTGCTGACTCGCCACTACGGATGATAagttttgttatttattttttttttattttttcatattatttattttttattttttcatattatttattttttattttttcatattatttattttttatttttttttttgtaatgaGAGAATGACTCCTCCCTGTATTAAACGCCTTTGGGGTGGATGTGCCCACCTCTCTGTGTTCACCTTTCCCCGTTTGGTGACATCCCAcgtaattttgtaaaatttcatgcaattttttgaaatccCACTCCACCCTGTGACATGGCAACGAGGGAGCAGCTCATCACCACTTCGCTTAAGCACCTCAGTCGCGAACGGGGAGGAAGCCCTCCTGGAGAGAGTCCCCCCTGAGAGCGGCCTGACTAACACATCCTCCGTGATTGTGATATACGCATTGCATATATTGTGGGTGTTGTGCACGAACAAAGGTTGACCCTGCGCACCCtgagcaactttttttttttttcttttttttgtaacttccTATTGTGCATCCCCGTAAAGGGAGAGATAACCTAACCCCCCTGAGGTGGGCTCCCCCGGAGAGTAGGCCATCCGTGGGCATATGCAAAGAAAAGGGCTAGCCAAGATCGGCATGCAAAATAGGCATGACAAAACCGCTCTTCAAAACTGCTTTTCAAAACCGCTCTTCAAAACTGCTTTTCAAAACCGCTCTTCAAAACTGCTTTTCAAAACCGCTCTTCAAAACTGCTTTTCAAAACCGCTCTTCAAAACTGCTTTTCAAAACCGCTCTTCAAAACCGCTTGACAACGCAGAGGGCGGCGGCGCAAACATGCAGGACGTGTGCCCACTGGAAAGGAACTCCTTTCCGCGGGATGACAGCGTGGGGAGGACGAAGGAGGTAGTGAAGCACCTGAAAAAGTGCCCCCTATTTTTAAAGGCCCTCTACCTGCACTACaacccattttgctttcccagTATAAATGACACCAGCAGCTGCTTAATAGACAAGGGGGACGTCGAGGCAGAGTTGAGGAGATACCATGTGGCATTTAACGAAACCATCCTccacgttttaaaaaaaaaaattacaatcaCTAGCTTCGATCAGTTTCGGATTCTCAagcataaaataattttcgagcaatttttaaatcatgGGATGGACCAGTTGATGTGCAAGTTGGCGGACGACGACTTTGTGAGGGCGCTGCAGGGGGAGGTGCAGGGAGAGGAAGCAGTTGAGCGGCCAACGGGGGTGCGACCAACGGGGGAATGGCCAACGGGGGAACCGCCAGTGGAGGACCCCCTTCTAAGCACGGCCAACCAGTTCCTCGATGGCCACATCGCCGCAGTGAAGAAGCGGATATACCACTTGAGGGAAAGTCCCCACGGGCAGAACGGGAAGGACGCGTCTGCAAATGCGCAGCTGGGGGGGGCATCTTCCCTTTGCAGATCAACGGAGGCAGAGGAAGGAAACATTTGCGGTTCCCATGGGGGGGACGCCGACGGGGTAGACGCCAATGGGCGGGGAAGCACCCCCCGGGAGAAACACCCGCTCCCCATTCTGACCCTCCAAAGCATCGGGAACATCCACAAGTATCGACTCTGCCGGGAACTCCTACACTTCATTGACAAAGAGGTATTCCCCgtgagcagaaaaaatgaagaggaacacATCGACGAGGCAGATACCAACACAGATGAACAACTCATTGAGGAGGAAAACCTCAACAGGGACGAAGTTATGAGCATCGTCATCTACACAGTCATCTACCTTTGCTGCAAAATGAGCATTAtcaaaagattaaaaaataaaaattttgatcacaaaaattacctgaacagttcaggtgaaaagtcgatatttttttttttggaaaatttagACAAACATGACTTGCAAAATGTGAACATGatgtttttgcttctccattTTAACAGCAATTTGTTGGGCATCTTCGAACGCATGTTTAGTCAGCGAGGATGGGATCGAAGGGAGGGCACCTCCCTGAGGGATTATCTCTTTATCGAGCTGGGTGCGGGGAAAGCCAACACGACGCGATGGGTCAAATTTATTATGGACGACTTGGTGGACATTTTGGAGCGGTTCTTTTCGCCCACgcggcagcgggggggaggcggcgacGCGGAAAGGGCCGCCCTGCTGGGAGGAGTTAGCGGCCAGGCGGAGGAGCGGTCACCCCACCCGATGGAGCGATCACCCGAACCGCTAAAACCGCTCAACCCGCGGGAGAGGTGCAAACTGCTGATCATCGAGAGGGAATCCCTGAGGaacaagaaggaaaaaaaaaacttcctcaTGCAAATGGCCCCCG
The DNA window shown above is from Plasmodium vivax chromosome 9, whole genome shotgun sequence and carries:
- a CDS encoding hypothetical protein, conserved (encoded by transcript PVX_092135A), producing the protein MQRKGLAKIGMQNRHDKTALQNCFSKPLFKTAFQNRSSKLLFKTALQNCFSKPLFKTAFQNRSSKPLDNAEGGGANMQDVCPLERNSFPRDDSVGRTKEVVKHLKKCPLFLKALYLHYNPFCFPSINDTSSCLIDKGDVEAELRRYHVAFNETILHVLKKKITITSFDQFRILKHKIIFEQFLNHGMDQLMCKLADDDFVRALQGEVQGEEAVERPTGVRPTGEWPTGEPPVEDPLLSTANQFLDGHIAAVKKRIYHLRESPHGQNGKDASANAQLGGASSLCRSTEAEEGNICGSHGGDADGVDANGRGSTPREKHPLPILTLQSIGNIHKYRLCRELLHFIDKEVFPVSRKNEEEHIDEADTNTDEQLIEEENLNRDEVMSIVIYTVIYLCCKMSIIKRLKNKNFDHKNYLNSSGEKSIFFFLENLDKHDLQNVNMMFLLLHFNSNLLGIFERMFSQRGWDRREGTSLRDYLFIELGAGKANTTRWVKFIMDDLVDILERFFSPTRQRGGGGDAERAALLGGVSGQAEERSPHPMERSPEPLKPLNPRERCKLLIIERESLRNKKEKKNFLMQMAPEKNQHMMRVKADISDFHLLKFIYFSENGLQGEGGSSEFVPDIIQFYYYKGVYRWRGDEQRGEQRGEQRGEQRDDQRDNQRDNLRPNDEAAPITEAFLRNSLSQLGTYFDVHVRKLLSFLTQGNNNLLRVYDDMNNFLRNFDCKKVTFLTKHLCGNGTDLALRMLVNNTKRRDKENYFILAPCCHHRFEEKTKRFAFNSQFRHSDPHRCDVHKILGFKLLTELGIDQAHLQHVVRHMSGYASCDNPVKKTIGKKVKLLVDLARILHLLEGGLQHVYLVKYVKRSVTLENHAIVFFNHRQLDLRMFGHF